One window of the Macaca thibetana thibetana isolate TM-01 chromosome 13, ASM2454274v1, whole genome shotgun sequence genome contains the following:
- the LOC126934380 gene encoding 40S ribosomal protein S20-like translates to MALKDTGKTPVEPEVAIHRIPITLMGHNVKSLEKVCADLIRGAKEKYLEVKGPVRMPTKILRLTTRKTPRGEGSKTWDRFQMRIHKRLIDLHSPSEIVKQVTSISTEPGVEIEATITDAYVNYFNQLITRC, encoded by the coding sequence ATGGCTCTTAAGGATACTGGAAAAACACCTGTGGAGCCAGAGGTGGCAATTCACCGAATTCCAATCACTCTAATGGGCCACAACGTAAAATCCCTGGAAAAGGTGTGTGCTGACTTGATCAGAGGCGCAAAAGAAAAGTACCTCGAAGTGAAAGGACCAGTTCGAATGCCTACCAAGATTTTGAGACTCACTACAAGAAAAACTCCTCGTGGTGAAGGTTCTAAGACATGGGATCGTTTCCAGATGAGAATCCACAAGCGACTCATTGACTTGCACAGTCCTTCTGAGATTGTTAAGCAGGTCACTTCCATCAGTACTGAGCCAGGAGTCGAGATAGAAGCCACCATTACAGATGCTTATGTCAACTATTTTAATCAATTGATTAccaggtgttaa